The Saccharopolyspora gloriosae genome window below encodes:
- a CDS encoding mycofactocin-coupled SDR family oxidoreductase, giving the protein MADRMAGKVAFITGAARGQGRGHALRLAAEGADIIAVDRCAEVDSTPYPMPTEFDLAETAREVEELGRRVVPRVADVRDLDGLQAAFDAGVAELGRIDVVVANAGIVGFGRTWEFTAQEWQEMIDTNLTGVFHTAKVAIPALIEQGEGGCLLFTASIAGTKGIQTVGHYTAAKHGVVGLMRTLANELGPHGIRVNTVNPTNVDTAMIRHPAMYETLSQADAEATAANAEVTMRSMNVLSTPWVEVSDVSNAVAFLASDEARFVTGAAFPVDAGAAVK; this is encoded by the coding sequence ATGGCCGATCGGATGGCGGGCAAGGTCGCTTTCATCACCGGAGCGGCCCGCGGCCAGGGACGTGGCCACGCGCTGCGGCTGGCCGCCGAAGGCGCCGACATCATCGCCGTCGACCGGTGCGCCGAGGTCGACTCGACGCCGTACCCGATGCCCACCGAATTCGACCTGGCCGAGACCGCGCGCGAAGTCGAGGAGCTCGGCAGGCGGGTCGTCCCCCGCGTCGCCGACGTCCGCGACCTCGACGGGTTGCAGGCCGCGTTCGACGCCGGCGTGGCCGAACTGGGCAGGATCGACGTCGTGGTGGCCAACGCGGGCATCGTCGGCTTCGGCCGCACCTGGGAGTTCACCGCCCAGGAGTGGCAGGAGATGATCGACACCAACCTGACCGGGGTGTTCCACACCGCGAAGGTCGCCATCCCCGCGCTGATCGAGCAGGGCGAGGGCGGTTGCCTGCTGTTCACCGCGTCCATCGCCGGGACCAAGGGCATCCAGACCGTCGGGCACTACACGGCCGCCAAGCACGGCGTCGTCGGGCTGATGCGCACCCTCGCCAACGAGCTCGGCCCGCACGGGATCCGGGTGAACACGGTCAACCCGACCAACGTGGACACGGCGATGATCCGGCACCCCGCGATGTACGAGACGCTCAGCCAGGCCGACGCGGAAGCGACCGCGGCGAACGCCGAAGTGACGATGCGGTCGATGAACGTGCTGTCCACCCCGTGGGTCGAGGTGTCCGACGTCAGCAACGCGGTCGCCTTCCTCGCCAGCGACGAGGCGCGGTTCGTGACCGGCGCGGCCTTCCCCGTCGACGCCGGGGCCGCCGTCAAATGA